In a genomic window of Planctomycetaceae bacterium:
- a CDS encoding MotA/TolQ/ExbB proton channel family protein — protein MSPNLQSTGIRTSEKGAESQHGTRTLRNRREQSLFGVVIPGAFLTVIFYAVAPVMPGAREFVTRYFCSHPLEYVSTFLFCIGCSILWSGFRRSQKERRGLEFVEEQQARIRECKSAEEWLHPIEPVIRTTFAAARVGDAIQYCNRNAGASLEEHLRYLAELASERLHQSYAMMRTITWAIPILGFLGTVIGITIAIANVTPEQLESSLPEVTAGLAVAFDTTAQALGMSIVLVFSTFVVERREQALLSEVEQFGIDTLFASLVPSPEQSSEAGSDEVLHQTRLLLRKQEAAWTTHLEELQSKWSQTLLEGTARISESLGRETDLVLESHRHAMSEAGDSYSAVLHRSTKAFADQMQGSLAQFSDRIESWQSALQQTSLSACGQAEELHSLGRTLLQLTESEQRLAALQQQLNQNLQAMQIVETLEQTVSSLNAAIHVLTAKSNIRSAA, from the coding sequence ATGTCGCCCAATCTACAGTCCACAGGGATCCGCACTTCTGAAAAGGGGGCTGAGTCTCAACATGGCACCCGAACGCTTCGCAATAGGCGTGAACAAAGTCTCTTTGGAGTCGTAATTCCGGGGGCTTTCCTGACGGTGATTTTCTATGCCGTCGCCCCTGTCATGCCGGGTGCCCGTGAGTTCGTGACGCGATATTTCTGCAGTCACCCCTTGGAGTATGTGAGTACATTTTTATTCTGTATTGGATGCAGCATCCTCTGGTCCGGTTTTCGTCGTTCGCAGAAGGAAAGACGTGGGCTGGAATTCGTCGAGGAGCAGCAGGCACGTATTCGCGAATGCAAATCTGCGGAGGAGTGGCTTCATCCCATTGAGCCGGTGATTCGAACTACTTTCGCAGCTGCGAGAGTTGGTGACGCAATTCAGTATTGCAATCGCAACGCAGGGGCGAGTCTCGAAGAGCATTTACGGTATCTGGCAGAACTGGCTTCTGAACGTCTGCATCAGAGCTACGCTATGATGCGAACCATCACATGGGCAATACCGATCCTTGGCTTCCTCGGAACCGTCATAGGGATCACCATCGCAATCGCCAACGTAACGCCAGAGCAATTGGAGTCTTCTCTGCCGGAGGTCACGGCAGGCCTTGCGGTTGCATTCGACACAACCGCTCAGGCGCTCGGGATGTCGATAGTGTTGGTTTTCAGCACGTTCGTCGTTGAACGTCGGGAACAGGCGCTGCTAAGCGAAGTGGAACAATTTGGTATCGATACATTGTTTGCCTCGCTGGTGCCATCACCCGAACAGAGTTCGGAGGCCGGCAGTGATGAGGTGCTGCACCAGACGCGACTCTTGCTCAGGAAGCAGGAGGCTGCGTGGACGACACATCTTGAAGAACTCCAGTCGAAATGGAGCCAGACGCTCCTGGAAGGAACGGCCCGGATTTCCGAGTCGCTTGGTCGCGAGACAGACCTTGTCCTGGAATCGCACCGCCATGCGATGAGTGAGGCAGGCGATTCGTACAGTGCAGTGCTGCATCGCTCGACAAAAGCGTTCGCCGACCAGATGCAGGGTTCACTGGCACAGTTCAGTGATCGGATCGAGTCGTGGCAGTCAGCACTGCAGCAGACATCGTTATCGGCATGTGGGCAGGCCGAAGAACTGCACAGTCTGGGACGAACGCTGCTGCAGCTTACGGAATCGGAACAGCGACTCGCCGCATTGCAGCAACAGCTCAATCAGAATCTGCAGGCCATGCAGATCGTCGAAACGCTGGAGCAAACCGTCAGTAGCCTCAACGCTGCCATTCATGTGCTCACTGCAAAGTCAAACATACGCTCGGCAGCGTAG
- a CDS encoding ATP-binding protein, with protein MRYQFDTAACLSDAEHLLVEAVKEDFCFRILILDEHSHLIEEFHQKLNQIWQVDKGLEVLVLTDGTETEAGPLLYPDQFLLLRMPANGMEIRQALMALTSKTALRDAHAKQLADLQDLVDHCSAATTASEEANRAKSEFLANMSHEIRTPLNGVLGMLELLAATPLDFQQTRYIKGAQTSADCLLNLINDILDFSRIEQNRMDLEYIDFNIQRLMEDVVEVLLPSAIKKGLEIRCETDSKVPAVVCGDRNRMRQILLNLASNAVKFTATGHVILRCLSDDNYAKTNLLCFEVEDTGIGIPEGQRHRLFKPFSQVNPGTTRRFGGSGIGLALSRRLAELMGGTMSVTSKFGQGSTFWFTAELRPSASHESAFSERPLLQDSLALVVAPELIRKESLQKSLDAWGVKTIAASSPAEAMTTLDEFGLNADSSIDFAIVDGQFHLESAEVLASLAGKLREISVPVVLIDSVDAGLSSVQQPFSGVHAVVARPVLMSRLFDAIMSAINPKPVTSVIRTGKSTTESKSLADHRKIRVLVAEDYEINQVVIREVLMRGGFECLLVADGSEAVREASSRHFDIVLMDCQMPVLDGLSATEEIRRREEKLGGMARNGERLPIIAVTANAVEGDREDCIAAGIDDYITKPIQFQSLVKMIHNWVGVTTAVESSRSPDDQRKAEPYDSRQPRTPQSEFDIREILSQCFGDRDLAVELLQMFEGRAAEGLKDLADAVNSGDVGALHRVSHNLKGIAGNLCALRLQNDAEAVERMARTATTIESELLEQVTEMSNTLRRCLGNIPDVSKVIRSEAVNFSI; from the coding sequence ATGCGCTACCAGTTTGATACAGCCGCATGTCTGTCAGATGCGGAGCACTTGCTGGTCGAAGCGGTAAAGGAAGACTTCTGTTTCAGGATCTTGATCCTTGACGAACACTCACACCTGATCGAGGAGTTTCATCAGAAGCTCAATCAGATCTGGCAGGTCGACAAAGGACTGGAGGTCCTCGTGCTGACTGACGGTACAGAAACAGAGGCCGGGCCTCTGCTGTATCCGGATCAGTTCCTCCTGCTTCGGATGCCGGCAAATGGTATGGAGATTCGACAAGCTCTCATGGCGCTGACTTCAAAGACGGCGCTGCGGGATGCACACGCCAAACAGCTAGCCGATCTACAGGACCTGGTCGACCATTGCTCCGCCGCAACAACAGCTTCTGAAGAAGCGAACAGAGCCAAGAGTGAATTTCTGGCCAACATGAGTCATGAAATTCGTACACCGCTCAACGGTGTTCTGGGGATGCTGGAGTTACTGGCGGCGACGCCACTGGATTTTCAGCAGACTCGTTACATCAAAGGAGCCCAGACTTCAGCAGACTGTCTCCTGAATCTTATTAACGACATCCTCGATTTTTCCAGAATCGAGCAAAACCGAATGGACCTGGAGTACATTGACTTCAACATCCAGCGTTTGATGGAAGATGTCGTTGAAGTATTGTTGCCGTCTGCGATCAAGAAGGGGCTGGAGATCCGATGCGAGACCGATTCTAAAGTTCCGGCAGTTGTGTGCGGTGATCGGAATCGTATGCGTCAAATCCTTTTGAATCTCGCCAGCAATGCTGTCAAGTTTACGGCGACAGGTCACGTCATTCTTCGTTGCCTGTCTGACGATAACTATGCAAAAACCAACCTGCTTTGCTTCGAAGTGGAAGACACGGGCATCGGGATTCCGGAAGGCCAGCGTCATCGCCTGTTCAAGCCGTTTTCACAGGTGAATCCAGGTACAACGCGCCGCTTTGGAGGTTCGGGGATCGGGCTTGCGTTAAGCCGGCGGCTTGCCGAGCTCATGGGCGGGACGATGAGCGTGACCAGTAAGTTTGGTCAGGGCTCCACATTCTGGTTTACCGCAGAACTGCGTCCATCCGCAAGTCACGAGAGTGCCTTTTCAGAAAGGCCTCTCCTGCAGGACAGTCTGGCATTGGTGGTTGCCCCTGAACTTATCAGGAAGGAGTCACTTCAGAAGAGTCTGGATGCCTGGGGAGTCAAGACAATCGCCGCATCCTCTCCGGCTGAAGCAATGACGACTCTGGATGAATTCGGGTTGAACGCCGATTCGTCGATAGATTTTGCGATCGTGGACGGCCAGTTCCATCTGGAGTCGGCTGAAGTGCTTGCGTCACTCGCGGGAAAGCTCAGGGAGATATCTGTCCCGGTTGTTCTGATTGATTCAGTAGATGCAGGGTTGTCCAGCGTTCAGCAACCATTCAGCGGTGTGCACGCCGTCGTCGCTCGCCCTGTACTCATGTCCCGGTTGTTTGATGCCATCATGTCGGCGATCAACCCAAAGCCAGTCACCAGCGTGATACGAACTGGGAAATCGACGACGGAGTCAAAGAGCCTCGCCGACCACAGAAAAATTCGTGTCCTCGTTGCTGAAGACTACGAGATCAATCAGGTTGTGATTCGTGAAGTCCTGATGAGAGGCGGCTTTGAGTGCTTGTTGGTGGCAGACGGAAGTGAAGCGGTCCGTGAAGCCTCGTCCAGGCATTTCGACATCGTCCTGATGGACTGCCAAATGCCCGTTTTGGATGGTCTAAGTGCCACAGAAGAAATCCGGCGGCGGGAAGAGAAGCTGGGAGGCATGGCTAGAAATGGTGAACGACTACCAATCATTGCTGTGACAGCAAATGCCGTCGAAGGAGATCGGGAAGATTGTATCGCTGCCGGCATCGATGACTACATCACCAAGCCAATTCAATTTCAATCACTTGTGAAGATGATCCATAACTGGGTTGGCGTGACGACGGCAGTTGAATCGAGTCGATCGCCGGATGATCAGCGTAAGGCGGAACCATACGATAGCAGGCAACCTCGGACACCGCAGAGCGAATTTGATATCAGGGAGATACTGAGCCAGTGTTTTGGCGATCGGGATCTTGCCGTTGAACTCCTGCAGATGTTTGAAGGGCGAGCTGCGGAAGGTCTGAAAGACCTTGCCGATGCCGTCAATTCCGGTGACGTTGGGGCGCTTCATCGAGTGTCACATAACCTGAAGGGGATTGCCGGAAATTTATGCGCACTCCGTTTACAGAATGATGCGGAAGCTGTGGAACGAATGGCACGAACAGCGACGACTATTGAGTCTGAACTGCTGGAACAGGTGACGGAAATGTCGAATACATTGCGTCGCTGTCTTGGAAACATTCCGGACGTCTCGAAGGTCATTCGATCAGAGGCGGTTAATTTCAGTATTTGA
- a CDS encoding response regulator: protein MISLSSSTTYDNSLPDLDLGIGGQWNRFSASPQVINLQSQIVRPIEPNSESLKKNSHLLIIDDEPINLRLIEKCLQQAGYTQISTHSNPSTAFATIAKIRPDLVLCDVIMSVSGLDILKQVAADEELRHIPMVMVTASDDELVRSHALELGAAELLTKPLRSTSLLPRVRNALLLKSRTDQIHGYSRLLEQQIQQRTAELMMSRLELIHCLARLAEFRDNETGHHVIRVGRYAGLLARRLNVAPELAELIEQAAPLHDIGKIGIPDEILLKPGKLTPEEFELMQKHVGLGKRVFQPLPYEDAQSLRNHTVLGELMVSIGSSPLLQMAAEIALTHHERWDGTGYPIGLKGEDIPISGRIVAVADVFDALSSKRPYKPALPLDRCFEILLECRGTHLDPAVVDAFLTARDEILQIRIKLADID, encoded by the coding sequence ATGATTTCTCTTTCCAGCTCAACAACTTATGACAACAGCCTGCCCGATCTGGATTTGGGGATCGGTGGCCAATGGAATCGTTTTTCTGCGAGTCCGCAGGTAATAAACCTGCAGAGTCAGATTGTCAGACCCATTGAGCCAAACAGTGAAAGCCTTAAGAAGAACTCTCATCTGCTGATTATCGACGATGAACCAATCAACCTGAGGTTAATTGAGAAATGTCTGCAGCAGGCAGGTTATACCCAAATCTCAACCCACTCGAATCCTTCGACTGCATTCGCAACGATCGCAAAAATACGCCCCGATCTGGTGCTTTGTGATGTGATCATGAGTGTTTCGGGGCTGGATATTCTGAAACAAGTCGCAGCGGATGAAGAATTGCGACATATCCCCATGGTGATGGTGACAGCATCGGATGACGAACTCGTACGCTCACATGCCCTGGAACTGGGCGCTGCTGAACTGCTGACAAAGCCATTGAGGTCGACTTCCCTTCTGCCGCGAGTACGTAATGCACTGCTGCTGAAATCACGCACCGACCAGATTCACGGTTACAGCCGACTTCTCGAACAACAGATTCAACAGCGAACTGCTGAGCTGATGATGTCTCGCCTCGAGCTGATTCACTGTCTGGCACGGCTTGCTGAGTTTCGGGACAATGAAACCGGCCACCATGTGATTCGAGTCGGACGTTATGCCGGTCTCCTCGCCAGAAGGCTGAACGTCGCACCGGAACTCGCTGAGCTGATTGAACAAGCTGCCCCGCTTCATGACATTGGCAAAATAGGCATCCCGGACGAAATACTTCTCAAGCCGGGAAAGCTGACGCCGGAAGAATTCGAACTCATGCAGAAGCATGTAGGACTTGGAAAGCGAGTGTTTCAGCCTCTTCCCTATGAGGACGCGCAGTCGTTGCGGAACCACACAGTGCTGGGGGAGTTGATGGTCAGCATCGGTTCTTCTCCACTCCTTCAGATGGCGGCGGAAATCGCATTAACTCATCACGAACGATGGGACGGAACTGGGTATCCCATCGGACTAAAAGGTGAGGATATTCCAATCAGTGGCAGAATTGTGGCAGTTGCCGACGTCTTTGATGCGCTTAGCAGCAAGCGCCCATACAAGCCGGCATTGCCACTGGATCGATGTTTTGAAATCCTTCTCGAATGCCGCGGAACGCACCTGGATCCAGCAGTGGTCGACGCCTTTCTTACCGCAAGAGATGAGATTCTGCAGATCAGAATCAAACTGGCGGATATCGACTGA
- a CDS encoding EF-hand domain-containing protein: MNLYRLTQLLSASVLLATGLHLSTSETTFISAAVGADLNDALASSETFDRARLVILAPNGPVLAELQISVSGLPYRQWVGRFLAQQLDLDNSGSLDHSELDLLTPQLLQMLNAANADQVMSLARADNETSVGTAEQALLTEQFSTWMRERLPKSFFISVLPQNSDDAVRLTSLLDSDQDGTVSNRELVAAEETLRFRDLDDDQTFSISELMPYRDPRTQGVSLTPEAANLPFVEVTDQSSANRAAQKILSRYGHQSLVETAVLRANEELTVPVNNQWNQEQLIDWLLSHQPHLQIEFRLSDKANRSRVAVSISSQATSFCQQADQQPGSCRLTVDDMPVSLIARGGGSNNRAYLRGFLGQNFLMNDGDRNQYLDESEFAAMSGVLAQAGANGDFHAVDRDQNGMITREEVFSFANRESISSASRIEVTVKQDGKSIFGLLDTNGDRRISKRELLQAPNALSEMDRTGDGRYADEELGVEYSLTIGLGRAEVRRNSVLAMNSMQTMSSRSLDAILPGVSGLTGPEWFRRMDRNQDGDVSRREFLGTVSMFAEIDQNADELIDESEASALSANE, encoded by the coding sequence ATGAACCTGTATCGGTTGACACAATTACTTTCGGCTTCGGTCCTGCTGGCGACAGGGTTGCACCTTTCGACGTCCGAAACGACATTTATCAGCGCCGCGGTCGGTGCGGATTTGAATGATGCACTAGCCTCATCGGAAACTTTTGACCGGGCCAGGTTGGTAATCCTGGCACCAAATGGCCCGGTGTTGGCTGAACTACAAATCAGTGTCTCCGGGTTGCCTTATCGGCAGTGGGTCGGTCGCTTTCTCGCCCAGCAACTGGATCTGGATAATTCCGGAAGCTTAGATCACTCGGAACTCGACCTCCTGACTCCGCAGTTGCTTCAGATGCTGAACGCTGCCAATGCGGATCAGGTCATGTCGCTTGCTCGTGCGGATAATGAAACGTCAGTGGGTACTGCTGAACAGGCTTTGTTGACAGAGCAGTTTTCCACGTGGATGCGTGAAAGACTTCCCAAGTCTTTTTTTATCAGCGTCCTCCCCCAAAACTCTGATGATGCTGTTCGATTGACATCGCTGCTTGATTCCGATCAGGACGGCACTGTGTCAAACCGGGAGCTTGTTGCGGCGGAAGAGACTTTGCGATTTCGGGATCTGGACGATGACCAGACATTCAGTATCTCCGAACTCATGCCGTATCGGGACCCGAGAACTCAGGGTGTCAGCCTGACTCCTGAAGCTGCGAATCTGCCATTCGTCGAGGTCACCGATCAGTCTTCTGCGAATCGGGCAGCTCAGAAAATTCTTTCTCGTTACGGACATCAATCACTCGTCGAAACAGCGGTATTGCGCGCGAATGAGGAACTGACGGTTCCCGTCAATAATCAATGGAATCAGGAGCAGTTGATCGACTGGCTTCTAAGCCATCAGCCTCATCTGCAGATCGAATTCAGATTATCCGACAAGGCCAATCGAAGCCGAGTTGCGGTTTCGATTTCGTCACAGGCGACATCCTTCTGTCAGCAGGCCGATCAGCAGCCCGGAAGCTGCCGTTTAACGGTTGATGACATGCCCGTGAGTCTGATTGCACGTGGAGGAGGATCGAATAATCGGGCTTACCTTCGCGGCTTTCTTGGTCAAAACTTCCTGATGAACGATGGCGACAGAAATCAGTATCTGGATGAGTCTGAATTTGCCGCCATGTCCGGTGTGCTGGCCCAGGCCGGTGCGAATGGTGACTTTCATGCCGTCGATCGGGACCAGAATGGCATGATTACCCGCGAAGAGGTTTTTAGCTTTGCGAATCGGGAGAGTATCTCGTCCGCCAGTCGAATTGAGGTAACCGTCAAACAGGACGGGAAATCAATTTTTGGCCTGTTGGATACCAACGGCGATCGCAGGATCTCAAAGCGAGAACTGCTTCAGGCCCCAAATGCATTATCGGAAATGGATAGAACAGGTGATGGTCGTTATGCGGATGAAGAACTGGGCGTGGAGTATTCGCTGACCATCGGTCTGGGACGGGCGGAGGTTCGTCGTAATAGTGTGCTGGCTATGAATTCGATGCAGACGATGAGTTCCCGTTCTCTCGACGCAATTCTCCCCGGTGTAAGCGGTCTCACTGGACCGGAATGGTTTCGAAGAATGGATCGGAATCAGGATGGTGACGTTTCGCGTCGGGAGTTCCTCGGAACCGTTTCGATGTTTGCAGAGATTGACCAGAATGCCGACGAACTAATCGACGAATCTGAAGCTTCAGCGTTGTCGGCGAATGAATGA
- a CDS encoding DUF3365 domain-containing protein, translated as MSQTTYGSAGLVWFLAISSVSGLIAGEQPLSTTVPSVPVSTSAEQETADAEKHPTDTITSNEKPVQRYTLQAARERAELMHEIYRATLDAMHHRYFHGERAVVPARAMEDVFEDIQKQNQSQARWIAASLKAMSINHEPETQFEKAAARAISRGEDGIEVIEDGFYRRAGSIPLTGGCIGCHGGFSIQPSATAKFAGLVISIPINQGESLEDAPADLSLGEKAEK; from the coding sequence ATGTCACAAACAACTTACGGTTCCGCGGGTCTGGTGTGGTTCCTGGCGATCAGCAGCGTCTCCGGCCTGATAGCCGGCGAACAACCGCTCAGTACGACTGTACCATCAGTGCCAGTCTCAACTTCTGCAGAACAAGAGACGGCGGACGCGGAGAAGCATCCTACTGATACCATCACGTCGAACGAAAAGCCGGTTCAGAGATACACTTTACAGGCGGCAAGAGAACGAGCGGAACTGATGCACGAAATCTATCGCGCAACTCTTGATGCAATGCATCACCGCTACTTTCACGGCGAACGAGCCGTCGTGCCGGCCCGAGCAATGGAGGACGTCTTTGAAGACATTCAGAAGCAAAACCAGTCACAGGCTCGGTGGATTGCAGCCAGTCTGAAAGCGATGAGCATCAATCATGAACCGGAAACTCAGTTCGAAAAGGCCGCGGCACGAGCAATATCCCGGGGCGAAGACGGTATTGAAGTGATCGAAGATGGCTTCTACCGTCGAGCAGGTAGTATTCCGCTGACGGGTGGATGCATTGGATGTCACGGTGGATTCTCGATTCAGCCCTCAGCCACTGCCAAATTTGCGGGCCTGGTCATCAGTATTCCAATCAACCAGGGTGAATCGCTCGAGGATGCTCCCGCAGACCTGTCGCTCGGTGAAAAAGCCGAGAAATAG
- a CDS encoding rhodanese-like domain-containing protein, which translates to MLCLFTFSRLVHLPRTSAIRFLAALIFMLISLSSGDCVCVVGEEIHRWEFRDGVGGWIPNNQTELSAPEGLLKVLSKGSDPFMTAVLKGQPGQHQITIRSQFEGQADVQVFWTTEKEPGTSEKNSVRSEFTGTKADMKNLKLWFTTDSPVTSLRIDPMSRSGQMVIESIILTDEGPPTPTATPVSDIKVADGFQVELLYSVPGGEMGSWVNMASDPKGRLIVSDQYGKLYRVTPPPVGKNDRPVIESINVDIGMAQGLVWAFDSLYVMVNGTDADRQGLYRITDADGDDQLDTLDFLRRIDGGGEHGPHAVIAGPDGKSLYVCAGNHTLPTEFATSRVPRNWGEDQLLPRMWDAGGHAVGKLAPGGWIAKVSPDGQEWELVASGFRNEFDIAFNTDGELFTYDADMEWDVGLPWYRPTRVNHVTSGAEFGWRSGTGKWPVWYPDSLGSVIDIGPGSPTGTAFGTGAQFPAKYQKSLFISDWSYGVIYAIHMTPTGSTYTAEAERFISAAPLPVTDIVINPTDHAMYFTIGGRRTQSGLYRVTYTGADVASPNTQTTTVETSPELRTIRKQLETLHVGASSDSIAEAFKWIGHQDRHIRFAARIAIEQQPVTSWADKALSESTNNDAKITSLLALARCGDADLEVPLLESLSQLKVESLSADQRLAALRVLSLAFIRMGRPDKDVATDVAAAIGPMYPSADTRLNRELCAMLVYLNDKDVAEKTLNLMESATTQEEQIHYAMCLRALPSEQWTLQQRTRYFDWFVTSASLRGGNSFSGFLKNFREDAIKTLSEKERIALKEVLDKRPESTEPTVEASSRPFVRAWTVEDLLADVEAGLKGRNFENGRAMFTATACYKCHRFDGRGGIVGPDLTAVGRRYNARTMLESLIDPGKVISDQYEAMTFVLESGRQVIGRVVNLNGDKLMVSENMLDPGNLTVIGRNEIEESFVSKTSMMPTGLLNNLSRDEILDLVAYLQSGGNPQAEMFASGTKTTSPKKAISMLTESGHTVDELATVKARVESNEAVLLDIREQDEWDAGHLKAAELVPLSQLATGTIPEDLRKLIPADRPVYIHCRSGGRVLKCASILKNSGYDIRPLKAGYSALVEFGFEKAN; encoded by the coding sequence ATGCTGTGCCTGTTCACATTCTCACGACTGGTTCACCTGCCCCGGACGTCCGCCATTCGGTTTCTGGCAGCGCTGATCTTCATGCTGATAAGCCTGTCTTCTGGAGACTGTGTCTGTGTGGTGGGAGAAGAAATCCACCGCTGGGAGTTTCGTGATGGAGTTGGCGGATGGATTCCGAACAACCAGACAGAATTATCGGCACCGGAGGGTTTGCTGAAAGTCTTGTCGAAGGGGAGTGATCCCTTCATGACAGCGGTTCTCAAAGGGCAACCCGGACAGCATCAAATCACTATTCGATCTCAGTTTGAAGGCCAAGCTGATGTGCAGGTGTTCTGGACAACGGAAAAAGAACCAGGAACCAGCGAGAAGAATAGTGTGCGGTCAGAGTTTACCGGGACCAAAGCAGACATGAAGAATTTGAAGCTTTGGTTCACGACGGATTCCCCGGTGACCTCTCTGCGAATTGATCCGATGAGTCGTTCCGGGCAGATGGTGATCGAATCAATCATCCTCACCGATGAGGGTCCACCGACACCGACCGCTACACCGGTTTCAGACATCAAAGTTGCCGATGGGTTTCAGGTCGAGCTGTTGTATTCTGTACCCGGAGGTGAAATGGGCTCGTGGGTCAACATGGCCAGCGACCCGAAAGGTCGCCTGATTGTCAGTGACCAGTACGGAAAGTTGTATCGAGTGACTCCGCCACCTGTCGGAAAAAATGATCGCCCTGTCATCGAATCCATCAATGTCGACATCGGGATGGCGCAGGGATTGGTTTGGGCATTTGACAGCTTGTACGTGATGGTGAATGGAACAGATGCCGACAGACAGGGGCTTTACAGGATCACTGACGCCGATGGTGACGATCAGCTGGACACACTGGACTTTCTTCGCAGGATAGATGGAGGTGGCGAGCATGGCCCACATGCAGTCATTGCCGGTCCAGACGGCAAATCACTTTATGTTTGTGCGGGAAACCACACGCTGCCGACAGAATTCGCCACGTCTCGTGTCCCCCGCAACTGGGGAGAAGATCAATTATTGCCTCGCATGTGGGACGCGGGCGGCCATGCCGTTGGTAAATTGGCGCCGGGTGGATGGATCGCCAAAGTAAGCCCGGATGGTCAGGAATGGGAACTCGTTGCAAGCGGTTTTCGTAATGAATTCGACATCGCGTTCAACACGGACGGTGAATTGTTCACCTACGATGCAGACATGGAATGGGATGTTGGTTTACCGTGGTACCGTCCGACGCGTGTTAACCACGTCACCAGCGGAGCTGAGTTCGGATGGAGATCCGGCACTGGAAAATGGCCCGTCTGGTATCCGGACAGTCTTGGATCTGTGATCGACATCGGGCCAGGTTCACCGACAGGAACCGCATTTGGCACGGGTGCGCAATTTCCCGCAAAATACCAGAAATCACTCTTCATTTCCGACTGGAGTTACGGGGTTATCTACGCAATCCACATGACTCCAACGGGTTCCACCTACACGGCCGAAGCGGAACGGTTCATTTCTGCCGCGCCATTGCCCGTAACAGACATTGTTATCAACCCAACCGATCACGCAATGTACTTCACCATTGGGGGGCGTCGCACACAGTCTGGTCTCTACCGTGTCACCTATACCGGGGCCGATGTTGCGAGCCCGAATACGCAAACGACTACGGTGGAAACATCCCCCGAGTTAAGGACTATCCGGAAACAACTGGAAACACTTCATGTTGGCGCCAGCTCCGATTCAATTGCTGAGGCATTCAAATGGATCGGACACCAGGACCGCCACATCCGCTTTGCTGCCCGTATTGCCATTGAACAGCAGCCTGTAACATCGTGGGCTGACAAAGCGTTGAGCGAATCGACCAACAACGATGCAAAGATTACGTCATTGCTTGCACTTGCCCGGTGTGGAGATGCTGATCTGGAAGTGCCTCTCCTGGAATCGTTGTCGCAGTTGAAGGTCGAATCACTTTCCGCTGACCAGCGACTTGCTGCACTGCGAGTGTTGTCGCTCGCTTTTATTCGGATGGGTCGACCAGACAAGGATGTCGCGACCGACGTTGCGGCTGCTATTGGCCCGATGTATCCATCTGCTGACACACGACTTAACCGCGAACTTTGCGCGATGCTTGTTTACCTCAACGACAAGGATGTTGCAGAGAAGACTCTGAACCTGATGGAATCAGCCACGACGCAGGAAGAGCAAATTCACTATGCAATGTGCCTTCGTGCTCTGCCGTCTGAGCAGTGGACGTTGCAACAAAGAACGCGATACTTCGATTGGTTTGTCACGTCAGCATCACTTCGTGGCGGAAACTCTTTCTCCGGGTTCCTGAAGAACTTTCGAGAAGACGCCATCAAAACGCTCAGCGAGAAAGAACGCATTGCGTTGAAAGAGGTTCTCGACAAGCGACCTGAGTCCACCGAACCGACCGTGGAAGCATCATCGCGTCCTTTTGTTCGGGCCTGGACAGTGGAGGACTTACTTGCTGATGTGGAAGCCGGTCTGAAAGGCAGGAATTTCGAGAACGGTCGCGCAATGTTCACTGCGACCGCCTGTTACAAATGTCATCGCTTCGATGGACGTGGTGGCATCGTTGGCCCGGATTTGACAGCTGTTGGACGACGTTACAATGCTCGCACTATGCTTGAATCTCTTATTGACCCAGGCAAGGTCATCTCCGACCAATACGAAGCGATGACATTTGTTCTCGAAAGTGGTCGGCAGGTTATTGGTCGCGTCGTCAACCTGAACGGCGACAAACTGATGGTCAGTGAAAATATGCTGGATCCCGGGAACCTGACCGTCATCGGACGCAATGAAATAGAAGAGAGCTTTGTTTCAAAGACTTCGATGATGCCGACGGGGCTTTTGAACAATCTATCCAGGGATGAAATCCTTGATCTTGTTGCCTATCTTCAGTCTGGGGGTAATCCGCAGGCTGAGATGTTTGCCAGTGGAACGAAAACGACTTCACCAAAGAAAGCCATATCCATGTTGACTGAGTCTGGGCATACGGTAGACGAACTGGCTACCGTAAAGGCCCGCGTTGAATCAAACGAAGCCGTACTGCTTGATATTCGGGAACAGGATGAATGGGACGCCGGTCATCTTAAGGCTGCGGAGCTGGTGCCGCTGAGCCAACTTGCAACCGGAACGATTCCCGAAGATTTGAGGAAACTGATTCCTGCAGACAGACCTGTCTACATCCACTGCCGGTCTGGTGGACGCGTTCTGAAGTGTGCCTCGATTTTGAAGAACAGCGGGTACGACATTCGCCCGCTAAAAGCTGGATATTCCGCACTTGTCGAGTTCGGGTTCGAGAAAGCGAACTAG